In Gemmatimonadota bacterium, the genomic stretch CCGGGTCAGCATCAGCCAGACCAGCGGCAGGAAGACGGCCACCAGGGGGAGCCCCACGCCCATCCACCGCACGAAGCTGATTTCCTGGCCGAGGCTGGACTGGATAAAGGAAGCGAGGAAGACGTTGGGCGGGGTGCCTATGATCGTGCCGATGCCGCCTATGGACGCCGCGTAGGCGATGCCAAGGAGCAGGCACAGAGCGAAATGCGGCCGCGCCTTCGTTCCGTTGCCGCCGTTCCCGTCACCGCCTTCTCCGCTACCCATCCCCAAGCTTCCGGGTTCCACCTGCTCCACCAGGGCGATGATGCTGAGCGCGATGGGTAGCATCATGACCGCCGTGGCCGTGTTGGATACCCACATGCTGAAGAAGGCCGTCACCCCCATGAAGCACGCCACGATACCCGCCGGGTGGTCGCCCGCCGCACGTAGCGCCTTGAGCGCCAGGCGCCGGTGAAGTCCCCATCGCTGCATGGTCAGGGCGATGAGGAAGCCGCCCATGAAGAGGAAGATCAATTCGTGGGCGTAGGGCGCGGCCGCCGCGCGCACCGACGCCGCTCCGGTCATGGGGAGGGCAACCAGCGGCAGGAGCGCTGTGGCGTAAAGCTCAACGGCCTCCGTCATCCACCAGACCGCCATCCACACCGCCAGGGCCGTCGTGGCCCGACCCGCGTTAGAGAACACGACCGTCTCGCCCGCGCCGTTCGGATACGCGTGGGGCAACAGGCCGTAGAGCAGAACCGCGAGCAACGGACCCGCGATAAGGCCGATCCATTGAATGGTGGTTTTGAGGCTTTTGGAATTCGCAGAGATTTGAGACCGTCCCTATTTCAGGTGGACTTGGCTCACTACCGAATCGATGGAGACGGCACACCGAAGAAACTGGCATGCTTACACGGCAAGCATGGGTTAACTAAAGGAACAGTAGCGGTGATTAGTCAAGACAATAAGACGCTATGGATTGACCCGTCCGACCGACCAGGACTACAGGCGAAAATGCTTGCAAACAAGGCGCATTGGGACTATTTTAACTTCCCTATTTCGGATACGCCGGGAATCGGCCAAACCCACAGGAGGACCCATGAAAGACCAGATCGCACACTACGAGAACAAGCTGAAATACGAGATCGATTCTTATGACCTGTGGGAGTCCATTACCCTGGGCAAGGACATCGTCGTAGTGGACGCGCGGTCCGAGGAAGCCTACGCAGAACGCCATATCCCTGGCGCCGTGAACATCCCGCACCGGACCATGGACCCCGATACCACGGCCTCCCTGGATAAAGACGTGCTGTACGTGACCTATTGCGACGGCATCGGGTGCAACGCGTCGACCAAGGGCGCGCTCAACATGGCCAGGCTGGGTTTCAACGTCAAGGAACTCATGGGCGGCCTCGACTGGTGGATCCGGGACGGATACGAAACAGAAGGCCTGCAGGCCACCGAGGGCAGGGCACTGGTCTGCGGTTGCGGATAGCATTCGTTCCTGCGTCTATGCCTCCCCATCCCGCCTCCCCATCCTCCGGAACAGCGCCCTGATATCGCCCAGGGCGCCAACGCTGACATACACGGCCACGACCGCAAATAGCAGCAGGCAAAGCACAAAAACCACCGCCCAGAGCGTGCTCCAGAACTCCATCACGCTTCCTCCTTTCGGTCCGTGCGGGCCGGGTGCTCAAGACGGGCCAAGCTGTCCGAGCCGTCCGAGCCGTCCGGACGGTCCGGACGGTCCGGAAACACCAGCGATCCGGCGAACATGAGGACCAGGGCCAGCGCGGTGATGGCCAGCCCGATCTCGTCGCTTTGGTACATGCCCAGTCCCAGCGCCTGATTCACGGGTCCGAGGCCCGCCACGGCGCCGATGCCCGCGATGAGCGCCAGGTAGGCTCCCACGGTGCTCGCCCGCTTCCAGTACAACCCCGCCAGCAGCAGCGTGAAGGCGCCGGTGAAGTAGATGGCGCCGCTCACGGCCATGTAGTCCCACAGGTCCTGCCCCAGGTCGTACCAGAGTCCCCATACGAGCAGGAACAAACCGATCACCAGGATGAAGATGCGCGACAGCGCCAGACGCCACCGGGTGGTCAGGCGCTCGTTCGTGGCCGGCGCCACGACGTCGTGGGTCAGCACCGACGCCCAGCAGAGCAGGTAGCTGTCGTGGGTCGACATGAAGGCGGCGAGGAGCCCCGCGCCGACGAGGCCGATGATGCCGGTGGGCAGGATCTGGGACAGGAAGAGGGGCATGGCCTGCAGCGTCATCGTGGGGTCGGCGGTGGGCGACCCGGTTTCATCGAAGAAGAACCCGCGGAACTCGGGGTTGTTGAAAAAAAACGTGAGCGCGCAGATGCCGAGGAACTGGGGGATCATGAACCGGATCAGGAAGCCGATGGAGGACCACCGGTACAGCCGGCGCACCACTTCCACGCTTTCGGCGGCGCAGGCGCGCATGACCGAGGTCTGCCATACGGCGCAGGATACCAGCCCCGCCGTGAAGATCATCCACATGATGTAGGAGGGTCCGAAGCCGCTGCCTTCGAGCAGGGGATTGAAGCCGGGCTCGCCGTGGACGGCCGCCACGGTTTCGACGATGGTCGGCCAGCCGAGGGCGTACACCGCCATGCCGCAGGTGAGGATCATGCCGAAGGAGAGGATCACGAACTGGATGTAGTCGGTGATCACCACCGAGACCATGCCGCCCATGATGGTGTAGGCGATGACCAGCGCCAGCATGACGGTCATAACCACGGCGACGGCGTTGGGATCGGTCAGGCCCGTCAGGCCGGTCACGAACAGGGCGCCCGCCTTGAGGAACAGGCCCATGTTCAGGATGCCCGCGAAGGCGAGGAGCAGGCCGCCGAATACGCGCACACCCCGGCTGAACCGTTTCTCGTAGAATTCCGGGATCGTCATTACACCCAGCCGGCGCAGGGGCACCACGATGAAGCCGGTCATGCCCACGATAAAGGTAACGACGCCGGCGATGACCGCGATGTGGAAGGCGGCGAAACCCCCGGTGAATCCCTTCTGGGCCGAGTACATGACCGTCACCAGCCCCAGCTCGCTCCCGATCATGGTCGCCACGGCCAGGCGGGACTTGAGCGACCGGCTCGCCACGATGTAGTCCCCCATGTCCCGGATGTACCGGTTCATGTAAAGGCCCACGCCCACCGTGGCCGCCATGTAAACCGCGACGATCAGCCAGTCCAGGGTACCGAAATTCGTAGGGAGAGACGGCATGGATTGGTGGAGCCGAGATGAGTTCTGGATTACCAGGAGGAACCGTCTTCGCAGGCGCGCATTTCGTAGGCCCGCATTTCACGGGCCTGCATCGGGATCAGGCGCGCATCGCGTTTTCAGACGCGTATCGGGATCAGGCGTCTTCTCCGTCGGCGCCCGGAGCATCCTGTTTGCCTGCCGCGCGTTCCGGTACGATGTCCTCGCCCTCCCGGGCGATGTGCCGGGCCAGTTCCGGCGCAAGACCGACGTAATCCGCGGGGGTCAGGGCGAGCAGGCGCAGCTTGTCGTCGTCCGGCAGGTCCAGGTCGCGGATCAGGTCCTCCATGATCTCCTGGGTAATGGCCTGTCCCCGGGTCAGCGCCTTCATCCGCTCGTAGGGGTTCTCATGGCCGGCCTTGCGCATGACCATCTGCACCGCTTCCGCCAGCACCTCCCAGGCCCCGTCGAGGTCGGCGCTCACCGCGTCCCGGTCCACTTCCGCGCGTTCCATGCCCTGGATGGCCGAATGGATCGCCAACAGTGAGTGGCCGATGGCCACGCCGACGTTCCGCAGGGCGGAGGAGTCGCTCAGGTCGCGTTGCTGACGCGATACCTGCAGCTTTCCGGCCAGGTGTTCCAGCAGCGCGTTGCTGACGCCCACGTTGGCCTCGGAATTCTCGAAATCGATAGGGTTCACCTTGTGGGGCATGACCGAGGAACCCGCCTCGGTGTCCACCACCTTCTGACGGAAGTAGCCCAGGGAAATGTACGACCACATGTCCCGGTCGAAATCGAGCAGCACGGTATTGAAGCGCATCAGCCGGTGGAAGAGCTCCGCCAGGTAGTCGTGGGGTTCGATCTGTATGGTGATCGGATTGAAGGTCAACCCCAGGCGGTCCTCGACGAAGTGACGGGCAACGGCCTCCCAGGGCACATCGGGATACACGACGAGGTGGGCGTTGTAGTTCCCCACCGCCCCGTTGAACTTGCCGAGGTATTCGCTACGAGCGACCTGGTCGAGCTGGCGACGCCAGCGGGCGACGAACACGGCCAGTTCCTTGCCGACGGTGGTGGGCGTGGCGGATTGCCCGTGGGTGTGGCTGAGCATCGGAATGTCCGCCGTCTCGCCGGCGAGGGTGGCCGCCGCGGCGATCAGGTCCTGGCTTCCGGGCAGCCACTCCTGCTGGATCCCGTCCCTGAGCATGAGGGCGTAGGCGAGATTGTTGATATCTTCGGAAGTACAGCAGAAATGGACCGATTCGGTGACGTCCTCCAAGGAGGTCCCGGCAATGGCTTCCCGTACGTAGTACTCCACCGCCTTGACGTCATGGCGGGTTTCCTGTTCGATTTCCTTGATCCGCCCAGCCTGCGCGTCGGTGAAATCAAGGACCAGCGACCGCAGGAAACCGGTCTCTTCCTCGGAAAAGACACGCACGTGGCCGATCTCGGGCCGCTCCGCCATGGTGATCAGCCATTCGATCTCCACGTGCAGCCGGTACTTGATCAGCGCCCATTCGGAGAAATAGGAGGAGAGGCCCTTCAGCCGGTCGCCGTAGCGGCCGTCCAGGGGAGATAGTGATCGCAGAGACATGAGTCGCCCCGAATCCGGAACCTGCCTGTTTTCGCTTTGCCGCGGTTTCAGTATACCTTCCGACCAAGGGAGTCGGCAAGGTTCTTTATTTCAGCGTCCGGCAAAACGCCGGTTTCGTGGGAGCTGATCTGCTTGATTCAGTACGCACCGCCCTCTATATTCAGCCCACCTTTGTGACTCCGTTTGTGACTCCGCGCGTGTAACCTTTCTGACTCCGCGCGTATTCTCTGGGCTCCGCGCAGGTACCTCCATTCATCCGGCCGCGCGCGTCGCGTTTCGCGTTTGAGGTTCGCGCGGATGTTCAAAGGGTACGATTTCAGTCGGACACGGCTTATGTTCCCTGGAGCAACTGATCCGTGAACCGTCCATCCTCCTCATACGACGTCATCGTAGTCGGCGTGGGCGGCATGGGCAGCGCCGCGGCCTGGCACCTTGCCCGGCGCGGCTGCCGCGTGCTGGGCCTCGAGCAGTTCAACATCCCCCACGATCGGGGGTCTTCCCACGGACAGACGCGGATCATCCGCCTGGCCTATTCCGAGCACCCGTCCTACGTGCCGCTGCTCCGGCGCGCCTACGCGTTGTGGCGTGAAATCGAGGAAAGGGCGGGCGAGCGGCTGCTGCACATCACGGGAGCGCTGGACGCCGGCCCCGCGGACGACTGGGTCTTCCGGGGTTCGAAGGCATCCTGCGAGGAGCACGGCCTGCCCCACGAGATCCTCACGGGAGAGGAGGTGAACCGCCGTTTCCCCGGCTACCGTTTGCCGGAGGACATCATGGCGGTTTTTCAAACGGACGGCGGCTATCTCCTGCCGGAGCGCTGCATCGTCGCCCACGTGGAGGCGGCACAGGAAGCGGGCGCCGAGATACGGGCGTGCGAACCGGTATTGGACTGGAAGTCGAACGGCCGAAGCGTCACGGTAGAGACTTCGAAATCGACCTACACGGCGGACCGTTTGGTGATCACGACGGGCGGCTGGATCGGCAAGGTGGTGACACTGCTGGATCGGGTGGTGCAACCGGAACGCCAAGTCCTCGGCTGGTTTCAGCCCCGGCGACTCGATCTCTTCCTGCCAGACCGGTTCCCGGTATTCAACCTGCAGGTTGCCGAGGGCCGGTACTACGGGCTTCCGGTGCATGGCGTGCCGGGATTCAAGATCGGGCGGTACCATCACCTGGAAGAAACGGCGGACATGGACGGGATCGACCGATCCACCCATCCCCGGGACGAGGCCGTGCTCCGGAAATTCGCCGAACGCTACTTTCCCGATGGCTCGGGGCCCACCATGAGTCTCCAGGTCTGCGTCTTCACCAATACCGCCGACGGCCATTTCATCCTGGACGCGCACCCGGAGTATCCGAACGTCTACGTCGCGTCCCCCTGCTCCGGCCACGGTTTCAAGTTCTGCAGCGTTATCGGAGAGGTCATGGCCGACCTGGCCACCACGGGCAAAACCTCGCACGACATCGCCCTGCACAGACTGGCGCGGCTCAATTCCTAAATCCACATGGCGAAGGAATCCGGGGAAGCCAGCCGAAGCGCCTACCCCCTCAGGTCAGCCTGCTCGCGCAGGTCAGCGCCTATCCACGCGGTTCGTAGTTCAGCCTGAGATAGGTGACCGTGGCGTGGGCGACTCGAACGCCGGCGTCGTTGGTGATCACGACCTCGCCGTAAATGACCTTGCGGCCGTTCTTGATGACGCGGGCCTCGGCGTTCAGGGCTTCTTCGCTGGCGGCATGGAGGTACGTGACCGTCAGGTTGGTGGTCACCGTGTCCCGCGTAATACCGTTCAGCGTGGCATGGGCCATGTACGCCATGGTATCGACCAGGGAGGCCGTCACCCCGCCGTGCACAAGGTTGTAGGACTGGGCGAACCGGGGCTGATAAGGCAGCCGGCCATGACATACGCCTTCATCCACCTCGACGATCCGCAATCCGAGATCATGGACGAAGGGCACGCCGTCTACGAATTCCTGGAGCTCTTCGACGGTTACCTGGGGCATGGGAATTGCGTGGTCTGTTCGCCTTCCTGCGGGATCGGGACGGTCGGTTAACGCTAAGGCGGATGATAACCAGAAAACCGCCGCCTGTCCATTACTATATGGCCCGGCCGCGGACCCGGGCGAAGCGGGCCGCCTGACGGACGATGCGGACTGCCTGGCCATCACATTCCGGCCGGATCGGCGCGGGCGATCCGGGCAGCTCAGGCGGTCCAACTGTGCCATCACGATCCGGTCGGAACGCCCTCCCGGTTGAATCCTTCCTTGCTGTACGCGACGCGACCGGCGCCGAGGGAATCCTTGAGCGCATCCACCAGCGCGTGATGGGCGCCGAGCCGGTACCATTCCCCGTAACCGAACCGCTGGTACATCTCCCGCACCTGGAGGCGCTCGGTACGCATGCCGCCCGACCCGTCCCCGTCGAAATAGGTATCCACGACCACGGAGTGGCAGCGGTCCCGGATCGTTTCCACGAACGTCTCCGGGTCGTTGGGCAGCATGGGGCTGATCGTGATCCGGACCGCAAGGCCGGCATCCATGGCGGTGTCGAGCGTCTTGAGCCGAGCGGCCACGGACGGCGCATGGGGCGTTAGATCGCGCCTTACGGTCTCGTCGTGGGTTTCGAGCGTCAGGTTCAGCTCTACCCGGTCGATGCGCTTCAGCACGTCGAAGTCCCGGCGGACCATGGGGCTGCGGGTCTGCACGACGAGCCGGTCCGGTTGCAGACCGGCAAACACCTCCAGGCACCGCCGCGTGATCCGGTACTTCGACTCCGCGCCCTGGTAGGGATCCGTGGCGGAACTCAGGAACACCCGCACCTCTTTGTCCCTTCTCTTCAGCCTGGCCATCTCGGCCTCGAGCCGTTCGGGCGCGTTGATCTTGACGTCCACGTAGTCGCCCCACGCCCCGCCGTGGTAGAGGTGGACGGGCAGGGCCTGCACGTAGCAGTAGGGACACCGGTACACACAGCCGACATAGGGCTGCAGGGTGTGGGTAAAGCCATCCAGGAACCCGCCCGTGCGGGTCAGGATCGACTTGCAGGTTATTTCACGTACGTTTGTGGCCATTCGCTTCGACCTTCGGCGGCCGGGCCTTTCCCATTCTGCCGGATCTTCCCGCCGGTCCTGTTACGGTCACATCAACCCCACCGGGTCCACGTCGATTTTCAGATGAATACGCCGGTTGTCCGCGGCGCGCTCCCAGTGCAGCCGGGTCCGCCGCACGGTGTCGCGCAGGCGGACGGAATGGCTGCTCCGCGCGATGATCTGCCAGCGATACTGGTTTCGCACGCGGGCAATCACCGGGGGCGCGGGACCGAGTATGTTCAATTCCGCCGCGTACTTCCGCATGATCCCGGCGAATCGGCGCGCTTCCCGCATCACGTATTCGTCCTGCTCGCCCTGGAACAGGATTCCGACCATGCGCCCGAAGGGCGGATAGCCAAGCGCCTTCCTGTCGGTGATTTCCCGGGCGTAAAAAGACTCGTAGTCGTGCGCCTGCGCGCTGGTCACGCTGTGATGGCCCCGGGAATAGGTCTGGACGATCACCTCCCCGCCCAGCTTCCCCCGTCCGGTCCGTCCGGCGACCTGCGTCAGCAACTGAAAGGTCCGCTCGCTGGCCCTGAAATCCGGGAGGTTGAGCGACGTGTCGGCCGAGATGACGCCCACGAGCGTCACGTTCGGAAAGTCGAATCCCTTGGCCACCATCTGCGTGCCGAGCAGGATATCCGCCTCGTGATTGAGCACCTGGTGGAAGATGTCCTGGTGGGAGCCTTTCCGCGTCGTGGTATCCATGTCCATGCGGACGATCCGGGCGTCCGGAAACCGCTCCTTCAGTTCCTCCTCGACGCGCTGGGTGCCCACGCCCCGGTAGCCGATCGAATCGGAACGGCACTTCGGGCAGGCCTCCGGGGCCTGTTCCCGGTGATCGCAGTAGTGGCACCGCATGAACAGGCTGTCGGCGTGGTAGGTCATCGTCACGCTGCAATGGGGACAGGACACGGACAGTCCGCAGTCATAGCACTGGACGAAGGGCGAGAATCCGCGCCGGTTCAGGAAGAGGATGATCTGCTCCTTCCGGGCGAGCCGGTCCCTGATCCGGTCGGCCAGGGGAGCGGAGAAAATCGAAAGGCGGCCCAGCCTGCGCTCTTCCCGCATGTCCACGATCCGAACGCCCGGCAGGGGCCGCCGGTCCACCCGCCTGGTCAGGCGGCTGCACGCGAATTTTCCGTTCTGCGTATTGGCGTAGGTCTCCAGGGAAGGCGTCGCGCTGCCCATGACCGTCACGGCGTTCGCCATCCGGGCCCGGACGACCGCCACGTCCCGCGCATGGTAGAGCGGGGGGTCGTCGAACTGCTTGTAGGACGGCTCATGCTCTTCGTCGATGACGATCAGGCCGAGGTCGGACAGCGGCGCGAACACGGCGGACCGGGCGCCCACCACGATGCGGTAGTCCCCGGCGCGGGTCCGCCGCCAGGAGTCGTACCGCTCTCCCGAAGACAGGCCGCTGTGCAGGACGGTGACGAGATCGCCGAAGTGGGCGCGGAACTGCCGCACGGCCTGCGGGGTCAGGGCGAGTTCCGGCACGAGCACGATAGCCGATCGGCCCGATTCGAGGGTCTTTTCTATGGATTTCACGTATACGTGCGTCTTCCCGCTGCCGGTGACGCCGTAGAGGAGCAGGGACTTGAACGCGCCTTCGCCGATGGCGCCGTGGATCGCGCGCAATGCGGCGGCCTGCTCGTCCGTGGGATCGACCGCGCCGGGATCGGGCAGTTCGGCATCCCGGTAGGGGTCGCGTATCGTCTCGACCTCGCTGAGCGACACCAGGCCCTTTTTCTCGAGTCTTCTGACCACGGCCCGTTCGATCCGGCCCAGATGGCGCAATTGTTCCGTGGTCAGCCTGCCGTCATGCCGCGCCAGGAGATTGACGCAACTGGCCTGCCGGGGCGAGCGGGGGATCAGCCTGGAAATGATCTTCTCCGCATCCTCCCTGGACGGGATCAATTCGACCCAGGTCTCGTACCGGATGCCCGGACCTCCGCCGGAATCTCCGATTGATATCGATACCAGACCCTTCGCCTCGAGGCCTCGCAGGGCCGCAAAGGGCTGGCGCATGCGGGTCCGGCGCCTGAGACCGGACAGGGTGATGGCCCCCTGTTCGGGAACCTCGGCGAGCAGTTCGGCCTGGCGGGGCGCGGTGCGCCGGAGCCGGTCCATGCACTCGGGGGGACACGGACCGTCCCGGCTTACGATCTGATCGCCTTCCGACAGCAGACCTGCGGGGAGGGCCGCCTTGATCGCTTCGCCCCACGGGCAGAGATAATACCGGCCAATCCACCGCGTGAGTTCGAGCAACGTGGCGTCCAGGACCGGCTCGCGGTCGAGGACGTCCGATAGCGGTTTGTAGCGTTCCACGGGACAGGTTTCGGAAAGTCCCGTGATGACGCCGGTCATCCTGCGGTTCGTGAAGGCGACGGACACCCTGCGGCCGGGCAGCGCCGTGTCGAGGAGTTTATCCGGAATGCTGTAGGAGAAAACCTGGTCTACCGGAAGGGGGAGGGCTATTTCGGCAAACCGGACGGAGGCCGCCATAGGCTGTCACCGCCGTTTCAATATACCCGATAGAGCTGGTATCTTCCGTAGCCATCGAAGTCGACGAAAACGAAACTGCGGCTGATGTTGTAGTAATGCCACACCTGGTAGGGATGGGAGTAGGACCGGTCCCAGGTGTGCCTTTCCACTTCGTCCGGCGGACCATAGACGATGTAGATCCGCCCCTGGTCGCTGCGCCAGCCTTTCCTCAGTCCGTCGTCAAAGTTCTCGTTCGCGTACGCGATCCGCCGGTAGTACATGATCATGTTTTCGTTTCGATCCGTACCCGGCGTGGGGTCCCGCCTTTTCCAGAACGCTTCCAGCGCTTCTTTCTGTTCGCCGGCCGGGGCGTCCCTGTACTTCTTGAGCACGTCCAGTTCGTCGTTCTTGGCGATATACCTCAACTGCTCGGTGATCTCCCTGAAATTCTTGGCCGCCGTCAGGGGCAGCAGGAACTGCCAGGTGATATGGAATTCCGACTTGGACTTCGCCCGGTTCCGCACGGCCCGGTCGTCGACCTCGATTTCCAGGGTGTATACGCCCTGGGACAGTTCACTGGTGTCGAACCGGCCGCTGTACGCGCCGATATTGCCCTGTCGCTCCAGGGGCTCCTCCCGGTTCAACACTTCCCGGCCCGACGACGACTTGATCTTGTATGCCACTGTCAAGGGCTGTTGCGCCTCCTCGGCCGCGTCCGTATACACCTCGTAGTAGATGTACATGTCGGTGTGGTCCTCGCCGAAGGCGCGGGACAGGTTGGGAACGACCCGGATGCCTCTGCGGTCCAAGCCGACGTTGGCGGGGCCCTCCAGGACCAGGCCGGCGAATTGAATGTCGCTTATGCTGAGCCGGTCCTTGTAGTAATCCGGCACCTCGAAGGGCCTGGAAATGTCTTGCTGATCGCCCGCGTCCTGGTCATAGAGCGTGATTTGCAGGTCGTACTTCCCGGGCGGGAGGTAGGTGGTGTACAGCTGCGCGCGGGACGGGTCCATCACGCGCGTCTCGGCGTCCGTATCCACCACGACCGAATCCCGGAGGGTCTCGGCGGAAACCTGGTAGTCGTCATCGTCGATCACGATCAGGGAAAGTTCGAAACGGGCGGCGTAGCGGTCCCCGGACTTGACGAAATTGAACAGTTCGTTCGAAAGGCGGTAGTAGCAGTCGACACGCGTGCTGTCGACCGAATCCCCCCGGGAGGTCACGATATCCACCACCGCGAGCCCGGGGTTGATGCTGCCATGCTCGTCTGGAGGAGCGGGACCGGGCGGCGCCGCTCCCGCCGAGACGGCCGGAACCGTCAGCAGCAGCGCAATCCCGACTCCCCGCCATAGCCGGTTGCCGGTTTCAGTCATACGGACCATCGGAACCCTCACTGAGCATCTGAAGAACACGAATGCAGGCGAGCCCGGCCGGCGATCGACAGCGTCCTTCCCGCGATCGTCCGGGCACCCGCCAAAGGCGTCGATACGGTTGTTACGGGATACTGCTTTCAATATATTTGCATAACACAGGCCCACAAAGTTTTATTTGCTCCCGCGCAGCGGTCGAATCCCGACGAACCGATTTGACATTACGCTTTACCGCCGGTAGCCGGCCACATTATATAGAATCCACAAACCGCAGTATCGGTTCCCTTTTTGAAGCGGCCGAAGACGGTATCCAGGTGCCGAAGACGGTATCCAGGTGCCGAAGGCCGGTTCCGGCCGGTCGCGGTCGGTACGATACACCTGCAGTCCGGAAGAAGAAAGGATGGAGGCGTGAGCGGAACGAGAGTGGGCTTCATCGGCGGAGGCGGAATCGCCCGGGAACACATGAAGTATCTGTCCGAGATGGAGGACGTGGAACTGGCGGCGGTGGCCGACATCAGCGCGGACGCGCTGGATCTCTGCCGCGAAATGTACGGCATTCCCCACTGCTTCACCGATTACAGGGAACTGCTGGGCATGGATTCAATCGACGCGGTCACGGTCGGCACGCCGAACAGCGCCCATTGCGAGCCGACGGTCGACGCGCTCCGGGCCGGCAAGGACGTGCTGGTGGAAAAACCCATGGCGATCACGGCGGAGGAGGCGGCGGAAATGGTCAGGACGAGCCGGGACACGGGCCGCATCCTGGTCATCGGCTTTCAGCACCGGTTCGCGCCCGAGGCGCAGATGCTCAAGCGGTTCATCGACCGGGGGGAATTCGGCAGGATCCTGTACGGACGCTGTCTCGCGCTGCGCCGCCGGGGGATTCCGAACTGGGGCGTTTTCGGCCGCAAGGATCTCCAGGGCGGCGGGGCCTTGATCGATATCGGCGTGCACATGATCGAAGCGGCCCACTATCTCATGGGATCGCCGCAACCCGTCAGCGCCTTCGGAAGCGCATACACGTACCTCGGCGACCGCCCCAGCGACACCGTGTCCATGTGGCCCGACTGGGACCGCGAGACGTATTCCGTCGAGGATCTGGCCGTGGGGATGATCCGGTTCGACAACGGCGCCACGCTCTCGGTGGAGGCCTCCTTCGCGGCCCATATCGGCAAGGGCGAATGGACCTTCTCCCTCATGGGCGAGAAGGCCGGCGGCCAGTTCAGTCCGCCCATGGTCTTCAAAGACCAGTCCGGCACCATGGTCAACATGACGCCGGACTACCTGCCGGACACGGACGGCTTTCGGTACAAGCTGCGGCACTTCGTGGACTGCGTGCAGACCCGGAAACCGTCCGAGGCGCCGGGGGAACACGGCCTCCTCGTGCAACAGATCCTGAACGGCATCTACCGCTCCGCCGAAACGGGGCGGGAAGTCCCGTTGGAACCCATGATATGAACCACGGGAATCGCCGGGACTCCAGTGGATATCTGCCGGTTCCGAACGCGGATTTCGATTGCGGGGACGGCGCTTTCCAATGCCGGGAGGTATGCGTTGCTGACCGTTGAACAGCGGTCCTGCTGGCATGACTACGGTTCCGAGAACACCCCCCGGGCAGTCCCCGAATCCCA encodes the following:
- the priA gene encoding primosomal protein N': MAASVRFAEIALPLPVDQVFSYSIPDKLLDTALPGRRVSVAFTNRRMTGVITGLSETCPVERYKPLSDVLDREPVLDATLLELTRWIGRYYLCPWGEAIKAALPAGLLSEGDQIVSRDGPCPPECMDRLRRTAPRQAELLAEVPEQGAITLSGLRRRTRMRQPFAALRGLEAKGLVSISIGDSGGGPGIRYETWVELIPSREDAEKIISRLIPRSPRQASCVNLLARHDGRLTTEQLRHLGRIERAVVRRLEKKGLVSLSEVETIRDPYRDAELPDPGAVDPTDEQAAALRAIHGAIGEGAFKSLLLYGVTGSGKTHVYVKSIEKTLESGRSAIVLVPELALTPQAVRQFRAHFGDLVTVLHSGLSSGERYDSWRRTRAGDYRIVVGARSAVFAPLSDLGLIVIDEEHEPSYKQFDDPPLYHARDVAVVRARMANAVTVMGSATPSLETYANTQNGKFACSRLTRRVDRRPLPGVRIVDMREERRLGRLSIFSAPLADRIRDRLARKEQIILFLNRRGFSPFVQCYDCGLSVSCPHCSVTMTYHADSLFMRCHYCDHREQAPEACPKCRSDSIGYRGVGTQRVEEELKERFPDARIVRMDMDTTTRKGSHQDIFHQVLNHEADILLGTQMVAKGFDFPNVTLVGVISADTSLNLPDFRASERTFQLLTQVAGRTGRGKLGGEVIVQTYSRGHHSVTSAQAHDYESFYAREITDRKALGYPPFGRMVGILFQGEQDEYVMREARRFAGIMRKYAAELNILGPAPPVIARVRNQYRWQIIARSSHSVRLRDTVRRTRLHWERAADNRRIHLKIDVDPVGLM
- a CDS encoding GWxTD domain-containing protein, yielding MTETGNRLWRGVGIALLLTVPAVSAGAAPPGPAPPDEHGSINPGLAVVDIVTSRGDSVDSTRVDCYYRLSNELFNFVKSGDRYAARFELSLIVIDDDDYQVSAETLRDSVVVDTDAETRVMDPSRAQLYTTYLPPGKYDLQITLYDQDAGDQQDISRPFEVPDYYKDRLSISDIQFAGLVLEGPANVGLDRRGIRVVPNLSRAFGEDHTDMYIYYEVYTDAAEEAQQPLTVAYKIKSSSGREVLNREEPLERQGNIGAYSGRFDTSELSQGVYTLEIEVDDRAVRNRAKSKSEFHITWQFLLPLTAAKNFREITEQLRYIAKNDELDVLKKYRDAPAGEQKEALEAFWKRRDPTPGTDRNENMIMYYRRIAYANENFDDGLRKGWRSDQGRIYIVYGPPDEVERHTWDRSYSHPYQVWHYYNISRSFVFVDFDGYGRYQLYRVY
- a CDS encoding radical SAM protein is translated as MATNVREITCKSILTRTGGFLDGFTHTLQPYVGCVYRCPYCYVQALPVHLYHGGAWGDYVDVKINAPERLEAEMARLKRRDKEVRVFLSSATDPYQGAESKYRITRRCLEVFAGLQPDRLVVQTRSPMVRRDFDVLKRIDRVELNLTLETHDETVRRDLTPHAPSVAARLKTLDTAMDAGLAVRITISPMLPNDPETFVETIRDRCHSVVVDTYFDGDGSGGMRTERLQVREMYQRFGYGEWYRLGAHHALVDALKDSLGAGRVAYSKEGFNREGVPTGS
- a CDS encoding Gfo/Idh/MocA family oxidoreductase — translated: MSGTRVGFIGGGGIAREHMKYLSEMEDVELAAVADISADALDLCREMYGIPHCFTDYRELLGMDSIDAVTVGTPNSAHCEPTVDALRAGKDVLVEKPMAITAEEAAEMVRTSRDTGRILVIGFQHRFAPEAQMLKRFIDRGEFGRILYGRCLALRRRGIPNWGVFGRKDLQGGGALIDIGVHMIEAAHYLMGSPQPVSAFGSAYTYLGDRPSDTVSMWPDWDRETYSVEDLAVGMIRFDNGATLSVEASFAAHIGKGEWTFSLMGEKAGGQFSPPMVFKDQSGTMVNMTPDYLPDTDGFRYKLRHFVDCVQTRKPSEAPGEHGLLVQQILNGIYRSAETGREVPLEPMI